Proteins encoded together in one Temnothorax longispinosus isolate EJ_2023e chromosome 5, Tlon_JGU_v1, whole genome shotgun sequence window:
- the Unc80 gene encoding protein unc-80 homolog isoform X3 yields MDKRRSMDGGTQEYPLPIPVQMFLWRHIRPFIRAKLGKLHEASCTFCQHAPGHHEMKEACTCLERVLVQDLHNDLTPSLSEILRSVPRWRLIQAALPYVLHATASLLHNRKDFQTLGTMETTLLYILHWILLDSAEECAENEPDQSNPFFYLFPIPTMTLFVYLFAPLCNHLKDIDFKTNLRLENGLKVWSAMYECRHPEATCFTAHCRAKPRIYWSQSFKSAKHHMLSDDVFVGGNVESPPSQSTSDQSAPLPSKVIEEDQGTWLSSPKDTVFPETIPEESSGAEDEHVVIFRLPSLSESERMLDGVKEVSTIFAGEASIFHVAMGRTTSSSRSTIEQFTIEQVTAISGLDTCKQYHEKATKTGGTDKEKEEKISKTEKETQETSKTRGSFSVQRQSAEATTTEHTASSTIIDSDVRAATFLDVATLRCLFVPQWQEEGVHWALQFFYYRLRRINEETSVQQMPRRRSNSLPIPKIEVSIYQSPESKKKDVSKDLIEVPDPRDTSLVATHESESRHTRRASEKTKKRMKMADLKVFVETKLLSKSEKALEKIGQDEPKMLFEQERHTSLDTGEDHLTSRRTSASSKIFEAKDIDYMKHPTNLIKGKSMPSLSCLINELTAGGYLGDTRIERKQSRFYSQSYTAPNPIITVTEHTPTPSPDYMKRQGSIDSQLDVISVQGPGRLCSERKPSLTRSQTDSNITYMSDEVPEAPGSACYITKEGDVDLQVVLKAIHFVALRDNTTCTPRVCEIMLNLMELLMDMGVMKHCLREEAVGSNAGSGTGIDNKSETGKKQDSPTELHQEHRYDSSGKDKPTAHNLLMNCVIRVLRHLGCPHGCLDGVRGPQADICRSQGQTILTKLHRASSRQFSRFLRTMMREQPLTEILDFFHAYVGYCVDPSSLLSPLNQKRMSGKSPDVATQSGYATNFGAGTIGAGTGGSGVGTSSGSGGNVIGTASGVATSYNAGGYGTRGIEGQIMTCVFKVLVTRLIGSTKQLKAQENISLYCDVRQLMTYVKEAHGGIFRRVALSGILDSADRPNKRCNSNMQTTRVIRHMHQSDLEEHADIGGDTCFTVDDRGTRKFLFKKRSTSSTCAAGSNLQSLLETELSEDNVKISQSPLGNLRKKHHVLTPRQSERNLGIGEPSLGPRKSTRFQIGGIVNWFRKEYSRTDSTDSHESSESPTDGSFVRQPSFHYGHHRSASRTGRGVGITLQKAKRRMEDQLNKIGFGKSKKKESMEETPGNYFSRKNSMELGEACRESEFVVLKERRLVPRTAVFEGMLRFSFLLETCQPGSVPDPHLMASLLDLPYAPVVSRACLILECAHLVHQCNKGHWPAWMKHNFPMFRPSVPINSRNASTALRRVHILQRTAGKLFYQWAEAIGARLEEFLTEDKQNMEQVTSIVSDESKQRELILEDEEEDFLDDASINNYGSQCPFALRLVACVLLLEVTAFLRETYQTLPKSSKLLTKERHPPWERMYSREANRRWSVALSSMGHSQASAQSLQSIAGDREVVAERKISFVLYEPDNESEGSSKSNVTIQGEEAQNIEKEKAKRMQAVHPQSRPFLLRRSTASAATGSFKKRSLKLRRNTKEGKDTECEAYTVKRADSIQSKRKVSSLSDRSDTSEPGAGGEVSGDESPGILSDDQPPESPSDSNETDETNKNFPWMKVLVQFANSFNFYCSHQNFCHPFCHRRQMRASSRLIKSVKKIYGEEFGILNGTGLLDIDTDKKDDKKDKRSRKVSDQTSTQVSPIRRKDSVGRKYKIEKNLDGSQSGRSTQRDSSKDLVDQDSERGKESLRRVTTKYTVEEEKDKEPPPVLKYIRTQVKDAFHAPLATLIKGAVVMTEDLFVEVLPVAWELLLESNQEVAASAAALFIVSAVRAPNQASDLMHKGLQHNNTSVRINAILRFQVLWKLRYQVWPRMEEAAHLTFKVPPPGIEFTLPSPKIGIESLPVVDPPWMPQVKTKVEEVTINQEHHRSLVTATKTRKKQQTELITKALQAQDDKKREERENFLITTIPITVQAAYEPSPVGDDHDEGNVGDEDAADTVPRNTQTHHAQSALSLFPSSLCSAIVQIINLLDDPAVSDDGNAVYEVAYQVIWSCLVEDSALFLRYVLERLTREKQELMFKILRHLIRFVPKLPQQAAFALYNYIIGYVMFYVRTPHEEGQKLIGTALSILWMVVHSVHGIMFKDLKQILRKEQCDASILLTANVPSAKKIIVHGPQDPDAGEIPSQFPVAEDTQFCQILRESLDFFGVEETKHHEYFLVDYKTHQIHNPSSYVRDYYFFKRSQFPQIELVHMKPEDAFNALQRQELVHKFVEIGKVLLTWAILKNVDMVVQRVVFLHEELMKLPSFPRKALEADLDLYKGGEIGRELLGLDVMHKFMWVRLIARMFEAMAGNFAYSGDIHLFLNVLNGAVIIHSEDSCILRYVIATYINAAHNFKNIFSTNGYLLIMPTLLQLYSTHQTNKLVTTTVEYAVKQFYLMNRKPFILQMFGSVSTILDTDMISVHGEAHKVPATCLFNLLLSLETPSPDPLNIGELVKEEKPLKAIDFCYHDENEMVDVLDCISLCVMVIAYAPDSIRGQQMLTILEAILPCYVQQIQLPTYNKEGKTEKEIINQLAIAVRTLVNNSEALTKYYNGPQKSSPEHKGSSQRNYGKGPYSPGFDFEDDTHTKYMEHSKARHFYDRDEDFHKNEFRRPRDTLLNMVGDFVARCSARLAELNKKSQDGKTIELLDSKCHVRLADIAHSLLKISPYDPVTMGCRGLKRYMNDILPSTEWAADEMRPALTLILRRLDKTFSKIHKKPSIRRNTDWVAASDLLRGVYETLSKSPYIAHFQYLKTLLSTCQALIVGDNLSEDLTSASTAALMSKLPVPLPPPQFCSTVLRLIALHVISFGEGYSLENVLGGQNMFATQTRTENALLNLLIPLFLRVGTGRKDVPKLKQSDISFALTTVLNALWPPGAKPIPLTMQRPPTDTRTGSITFTARDPKALTKTSLTLYQVAFLALKIMTICFETELRTEWRIILRAMRLLNKRNEASTYLWNFIEFIVTHRTALYIQMLPFIVYKIGQAPISEHERNMHTIIREKINGSSTTVPKSRGALLMDLIHELKNLKQEIENRRCDEMQPEPKRSVVDMHPITEGQPRTQRPSLLMDLLTGDLGSRAHMNRTPAETPVSHSTAAQSHSTQSNTSSTVKTTHPTQVTAPPNGTRIGSLSSTSAGSATLREVSETIAGETGAEQPPSTTDRFQSSSTSDERNHVKLHSILPHQKAPKLRFVSSVEFRNSSGETMTGQLSPSSPTEDSSGELRTDRPRLQRSMGQSKKTFRLRKSRKSHIETTQMKLEPLDTAIAEQSTSQPKATMQVSSTVDPLSSNIPSNSSSIRSRRSLSIRKSDGDKNSNAPADQQQFHGAAHQHHHCHYFHHQHVHPQVSDVSWDEDTSSTSGYRESYSMQIVSLDGANARSGQAPPLASPDLNDMPSTSSTTTNYIAFDGSSPDCSINGSGGEKTALLTSSQRTTSQHSLLMVFPNQDEDTLI; encoded by the exons ATGGATAAAAGGCGATCTATGGATGGAGGAACGCAGGAGTATCCGTTGCCTATTCCGGTTCAGATGTTCCTTTGGCGTCATATAAG gcCATTTATTCGAGCTAAACTAGGAAAACTTCACGAAGCATCTTGCACG TTCTGTCAACACGCGCCAGGCCATCAT GAAATGAAGGAAGCGTGCACG TGCCTTGAAAGAGTTTTAGTGCAGGATCTTCATAATGATCTGACACCCTCGTTGAGCGAGATATTAAGAAGCGTGCCACGCTGGCGTTTGATTCAAGCCGCTCTTCCTTACGTTCTCCATGCTACGGCCAGTCTCTTACACAATAG GAAGGATTTTCAGACCCTCGGCACGATGGAAACGActcttctttatattcttcacTGGATACTCTTGGATTCAGCTGAAGAGTGCGCCGAGAACGAGCCCGATCAGTCAAAtccttttttctatttgtttccGATACCCACCATGACT CTCTTCGTTTATCTATTTGCACCTTTGTGCAATCACTTAAAGGACATTGACTTCAAGACGAATTTACGATTGGAGAATGGCCTAAAAGTATGGTCTGCCATGTACGAATGCCGACATCCAGAGGCAACATGTTTCACAGCGCATTGTCGTGCTAAACCGCGCATTTATTGGAGTCAATCTTTTAAATCTGCCAAGCATCACATGTTGTCGGATGATGTTTTTGTTGGAGGAA ATGTCGAAAGTCCACCTAGCCAATCAACTTCGGATCAAAGTGCTCCGCTACCTTCGAAAGTAATTGAAGAAGAT CAGGGTACTTGGCTGTCGTCACCAAAGGATACGGTTTTCCCGGAAACGATCCCCGAGGAAAGCTCTGGCGCGGAGGACGAGCACGTG GTAATATTTAGATTACCATCTTTGAGTGAATCAGAGAGAATGCTTGACGGGGTAAAAGAAGTTTCCACCATATTCGCA GGCGAGGCCAGCATCTTTCACGTCGCGATGGGCAGGACAACGAGCTCCTCGAGATCTACGATAGAACAGTTTACGATAGAGCAAGTCACGGCAATTTCTGGATTGGACACGTGCAAACAGTATCATGAAAAAGCTACGAAAACCGG AGGTACGGAcaaggagaaagaggaaaaaatttctaagacGGAGAAGGAAACGCAAGAAACTTCGAAAACACGCGGAAGTTTCTCGGTGCAACGTCAATCGGCTGAGGCAACTACAACCGAGCACACCGCCAGTTCTACGATCATCGATTCGGACGTTCGCGCGGCAACCTTTCTGGACGTGGCCACTTTGAGATGCCTGTTCGTACCTCAATGGCAGGAGGAAGGTGTTCATTGGGCTCTTCAATTTTTCTACTACCG GCTACGAAGAATCAATGAAGAAACCTCAGTGCAACAGATGCCGCGTCGCCGGAGCAATTCCTTGCCCATACCGAAAATCGAAGTCTCGATTTATCAGAGCCCCGAGAGTAAAAAGAAGGACGTATCGAAGGACTTAATAGAGGTGCCCGACCCGCGCGACACTTCTTTGGTAGCGA CCCACGAAAGCGAATCGCGACATACCAGACGTGCCAGCGAGAAAACGAAGAAGCGCATGAAGATGGCCGATCTCAAGGTCTTTGTGGAAACAAAACTTCTCTCGAAATCGGAGAAGGCACTTGAGAAAATTGGCCAGGATGAACCCAAGATGTTGTTCGAGCAG GAACGTCATACAAGTCTTGATACCGGAGAAGATCATTTGACCTCGAGACGAACCTCGGCCAGTTCAAAGATTTTTGAGGCGAAGGACATCGATTACATGAAGCATCCTACAAATCTAATCAAAGGGAAGAGTATGCCGAGTTTAAG CTGCTTGATTAACGAGCTGACCGCGGGAGG GTACCTCGGCGATACTCGCATCGAGAGAAAACAGAGTCGGTTTTACAGTCAATCCTACACCGCGCCGAACCCTATTATCACCGTCACGGAACACACGCCAACTCCATCCCCCGATTACATGAAGCGTCAG GGATCCATCGACAGTCAATTAGATGTTATCAGCGTCCAAGGCCCAGGTCGTTTGTGTTCCGAGAGAAAACCTAGTCTCACGAGGTCCCAGACGGACTCTAACATCACTTACATGAGCGACGAGGTGCCGGAAGCTCCGGGCTCCGCGTGTTACATCACCAAGGAGGGTGATGTTGATCTTCAAGTCGTCTTGAAG GCGATACACTTCGTTGCTTTGCGAGATAACACCACCTGCACGCCGCGAGTCTGCGAGATTATGCTGAACTTGATGGAACTCTTGATGGACATGGGGGTGATGAAGCATTGCCTTCGAGAGGAAGCCGTCGGCAGTAACGCAG GATCCGGTACGGGGATCGACAATAAATCGGAAACGGGGAAGAAACAGGATTCGCCAACAGAATTACATCAGGAACATAGATACGATTCGAGCGGCAAGGACAAGCCGACCGCTCACAATCTTCTCATGAATTGCGTGATCAGAGTGTTGAGGCATCTAGGCTGCCCGCACGGTTGCTTGGACGGGGTGCGCGGGCCTCAGGCTGATATCTGTCGCTCCCAGGGCCAGACTATCCTGACAAAACTGCATCGCGCGAGTTCCCGTCAATTCTCGCGATTCCTACGAACGATGATGCGAGAGCAACCGCTGACGGAGATCTTGGACTTCTTTCACGCGTATGTCGGATACTGCGTCGATCCGAGTTCATTGTTGTCACCGCTTA ATCAGAAAAGAATGTCGGGAAAATCGCCCGACGTGGCCACCCAAAGTGGATACGCGACGAACTTCGGCGCCGGCACGATTGGTGCTGGAACCGGTGGAAGCGGAGTCGGTACCTCGAGCGGAAGCGGTGGCAACGTCATCGGAACAGCGAgcggcgtcgcgacgtcgTACAATGCCGGTGGTTACGGGACGCGCGGTATCGAGGGACAGATCATGACCTGCGTCTTCAAGGTCTTGGTCACGCGTCTCATCGGTTCCACGAAGCAGTTGAAGGCGCAAGAGAACATCAGCCTCTACTGCGACGTGCGACAGTTGATGACATACGTCAAGGAGGCGCACGGTGGCATTTTCCGACGGGTGGCTTTAAGTGGAATCCTAGACTCCGCGGATCGACCGAATAAACGATGTAACAGCAACATGCAGACAACACGTGTCATAAG ACATATGCATCAATCGGATTTAGAGGAACACGCGGACATTGGAGGAGACACGTGTTTCACCGTTGACGACAGAGGCACGCGAAAATTCCTCTTTAAGAAAAGGAGCACATCATCCACTTGcgct GCGGGATCGAACTTGCAGAGTCTCCTCGAGACAGAATTGAGCGAGGACAACGTGAAGATTAGTCAAAGCCCGTTGGGTAATCTGCGCAAGAAACATCACGTATTGACACCCAGGCAGAGCGAACGCAATTTAGGTATCGGCGAGCCTTCTCTGGGACCGCGGAAATCGACGCGATTTCAAATTGGCGGTATCG TTAACTGGTTCCGGAAGGAGTACAGTCGGACCGATTCTACCGATAGCCATGAAAGTAGCGAGTCGCCCACAGACGGCAGCTTTGTTAGGCAACCCAGCTTCCATTACGGTCATCATCGCAGCGCGTCCCGGACTGGTCGCGG GGTTGGTATAACTCTGCAAAAGGCGAAACGTCGGATGGAAGATCAGTTGAATAAGATCGGTTTTGGAAAGagcaagaagaaagaaagcaTGGAAGAGACGCCCGGAAACT ATTTCAGTCGAAAGAATTCCATGGAGCTCGGCGAGGCTTGCAGAGAATCCGAATTTGTTGTACTGAAGGAGAGAAGATTGGTACCTCGCACCGCGGTATTTGAAGGAATGTTACGATTCTCCTTTCTCCTGGAGACCTGCCAGCCAGGCTCTGTTCCCGATCCTCATCTGATGGCGTCGCTTCTGGACCTT CCATACGCGCCGGTAGTATCTCGCGCTTGCCTGATCCTGGAATGCGCACATTTAGTGCATCAGTGCAACAAAGGCCACTGGCCCGCATGGATGAAACACAATTTTCCCATGTTTCGACCGTCGGTGCCGATAAACAGTCGGAACGCCTCCACTGCACTTAGACGCGTTCATATATTACAACGCACCGcgggaaaattattttatcaatggGCAGAG GCTATAGGGGCACGTTTGGAAGAATTCTTGACCGAGGATAAGCAAAATATGGAGCAGGTAACCAGCATAGTATCCGATGAAAGCAAACAGAGAGAGTTGATTCTGGAAGATGAGGAGGAAGATTTTCTTGATGACG ctagcataaataattatggatCCCAATGTCCCTTCGCGTTACGTCTCGTCGCTTGCGTTCTGCTACTGGAAGTGACGGCGTTTCTGAGAGAGACTTACCAAACTCTACCGAAGTCGAGCAAACTGTTGACGAAGGAACGTCATCCGCCTTGGGAAAGAATGTACAGTCGAGAAGCAAATCGACGATGGAGCGTGGCTTTGTCATCCATGGGCCATTCACAGGCATCCGCGCAGAGTCTTCAATCTATAGCCGGCGATCGCGAAGTTGTCG CGGAGCGCAAAATCAGTTTTGTCCTCTACGAACCTGATAATGAGTCTGAGGGAAGCAGCAAATCGAATGTTACGATTCAAGGTGAGGAAGCCCAGAATATCGAAAAGGAGAAAGCGAAGAGGATGCAGGCAGTGCATCCTCAAAGTAGACCATTCCTCCTTCGTCGCAGTACTGCCAGCGCTGCAACTGGTTCGTTTAAGAAAAGAAGCCTTAAACTTCGTCGCAATACTAAAGAGGGCAAGGATACGGAGTGCGAAGCAT ATACGGTTAAACGGGCCGATTCGATTCAATCCAAGAGGAAAGTGAGCTCGCTCTCTGACAGAAGCGACACATCCGAACCCGGTGCCGGCGGCGAGGTCAGTGGCGATGAATCGCCAGGTATTCTCAGCGACGATCAACCACCGGAGAGTCCGAGCGACAGCAACGAGACCGACGAAACCAATAAGAATTTCCCGTGGATGAAGGTGCTCGTGCAATTCGCCAAttccttcaatttttactGCTCTCATCAGAACTTTTGCCATCCCTTCTGCCATCGACGACAAATGCGAGCTAGCAGCAGATTAATAAAATCGGTGAAGAAGATCTATGGGGAGGAATTTGGTATACTGAACGGTACGGGTTTGTTGGACATTGACACTGATAAGAAGGACGACAAAAAGGACAAACGCAGCCGCAAAGTATCTGACCAAACTAGCACGCAGGTGTCGCCTATTCGAAGGAAAGACAGCGTGGGACGCAAGTACaa gatagaaaaaaatctggATGGTTCTCAATCCGGCCGATCAACTCAAAGGGATTCCTCGAAAGATCTCGTAGATCAGGATTCTGAAAGAGGCAAGGAATCCTTGAGAAGGGTCACAACAAAGTATACTGTTGAGGAGGAGAAAGATAAAGAGCCACCACCGGTCTTGAAATACATAAGGACTCAAGTGAAAGATGCTTTTCACGCACCTTTGGCTACTTTAATCAAAGGGGCGGTCGTCATGACGGAAGATTTGTTCGTGGAAGTGCTGCCTGTTGCGTGGGAGCTCTTATTAGAATCCAATCAAGAAGTCGCCGCATCAGCCGCGGCACTTTTTATAGTATCAGCCGTACGGGCACCAAACCAGGCGAGCGATCTGATGCACAAGGGTCTTCAACATAACAACACTAGTGTGCGCATCAACGCAATTTTGCGATTTCAAGTTCTGTGGAAATTACGATACCAAGTGTGGCCGCGGATGGAGGAGGCGGCTCACTTAACTTTCAAAGTACCTCCGCCAGGAATAGAATTCACTTTGCCGTCACCGAAGATCGGAATTGAATCTTTACCGGTGGTCGATCCGCCCTGGATGCCCCAGGTCAAAACCAAAGTGGAGGAGGTCACTATCAATCAGGAACATCAT aGATCTTTGGTGACCGCGACGAAGACGCGGAAAAAACAACAGACCGAACTGATCACGAAGGCTCTTCAGGCACAGGACGATAAGAAgcgggaagagagagaaaattttctaattacgACGATACCGATTACCGTACAAGCCGCTTACGAACCGAGCCCAGTAGGAGATGATCACGATGAAG GTAATGTAGGGGACGAAGACGCAGCTGATACTGTTCCAAGGAATACTCAAACTCATCACGCCCAGTCAGCTCTCTCGTTGTTTCCGTCATCACTGTGTTCAGCGATCgttcaaattattaatctcTTGGACGATCCAGCAGTTTCTGACGATGGAAACGCGGTATACGAAGTGGCATATCAG gTAATCTGGAGTTGTTTGGTGGAAGATAGCGCTTTGTTTCTTCGATACGTGCTGGAGCGTCTCACAAGAGAGAAGCAAGAGTTGATGTTCAAGATTTTAAGACATCTTATCAGATTTGTGCCGAAATTGCCGCAACAGGCTGCGTTCGCGctgtacaattatattattggatATGTTATGTTTTACGTGCGCACTCCGCACGAGGAGGGCCAAAAATTAATTGGCACCGCGTTGTCAATCCTGTGGATG GTGGTGCACAGTGTACACGGCATTATGTTTAAAGATCTAAAGCAAATCCTGCGGAAGGAACAGTGCGATGCGTCGATCCTACTTACGGCGAATGTTCCGTCAGCGAAAAAAATCATCGTTCACGGCCCACAGGATCCTGACGCCGGAGAAATACCCTCGCAGTTTCCGGTTGCGGAGGACACGCAATTTTGTCAGATACTTCGAGAGTCCTTGGACTTTTTCGGCGTCGAAGAAACAAAGCATCACGAGTATTTCCTCGTGGATTACAAGACGC ATCAAATACACAATCCATCATCGTATGTTAGAgactattatttctttaagaGATCTCAATTCCCACAAATCGAACTCGTTCACATGAAACCGGAGGATGCGTTCAATGCGTTGCAACGCCAGGAACTGGTGCATAAATTCGTAGAAATAGGAAAGGTGCTATTGACCTGGGCGATCCTGAAGAATGTCGATATGGTAGTACAAAGAGTTGTGTTTCTTCACGAAGAGCTCATGAAGCTACCGTCGTTCCCGCGAAAAGCGCTAGAAGCAGACTTGGATCTCTACAAAGGTGGCGAAATTGGAAGA gAACTTCTTGGGTTGGATGTGATGCATAAATTTATGTGGGTGAGGCTGATCGCGCGCATGTTCGAGGCCATGGCCGGCAATTTCGCGTATTCCGGTGATATACATCTCTTTTTGAACGTCCTGAATGGCGCCGTGATTATTCACAGCGAGGATTCCTGCATTCTACGCTATGTCATTGCGACCTACATAAACGCAGCgcataatttcaaaaatatcttctCGACAAACGGTTACTTGTTGATCATGCCGACCTTACTGCAACTATACTCAACGCATCAGACGAACAAGCTCGTGACGACCACCGTTGAATATGCCGTCAAGCAATTTTATCTCATGAACCGTAAACCCTTCATTCTACAGATGTTTGGCAGTGTCTCTACTATATTAGATACGGATATGATAAGCGTCCATGGCGAGGCTCATAAG GTTCCAGCTACGTGCCTgtttaacttattattaagTTTGGAAACTCCGTCGCCGGATCCACTCAATATAGGAGAATTAGTGAAAGAAGAGAAGCCTTTGAAAGCGATAGACTTTTGTTATCACGATGAAAACGAAATGGTCGACGTACTCGATTGTATATCTCTCTGCGTGATGGTAATAGCTTACGCACCTGACTCGATCAGAGGCCAACAAATGCTG ACAATATTAGAAGCGATACTGCCGTGCTACGTTCAGCAAATCCAACTACCCACGTACAATAAAGAAGGcaaaacagagaaagagataataaATCAGTTAGCGATTGCAGTTAGGACATTAGTCAACAATTCCGAAGCTTTGACAAA ATATTATAACGGTCCGCAAAAATCAAGTCCCGAACATAAAGGCTCCAGTCAAAGGAATTATGGTAAAGGTCCGTATTCACCGGGTTTCGATTTCGAAGACGACACTCACACGAAGTACATGGAACACTCGAAAGCTCGACATTTTTACGATCGAGACGAGGATTTTCATAAGAACGAGTTTAGAAGACCCCGCGACACCTTATTAAATATGGTCGGAGATTTTGTAGCTCGTTGTTCCGCTCGTTTGGCAGAGCTCAATAAGAAGTCTCAGGATGGAAAAACTATCGAGTTGCTGGATTCAAAATGTCACGTG cGCCTGGCTGATATCGCTCATAGTCTTCTGAAGATTTCTCCATACGATCCGGTCACTATGGGTTGCCGTGGTCTCAAACGATACATGAATGACATTCTTCCTTCAACCGAGTGGGCGGCCGACGAAATGAGACCGGCGTTAACGCTGATTCTCAGGAGATTGGATAAGACTTTCAGTAAGATACACAAGAAACCATCGATCAGAAGGAATACCGATTGGGTCGCTGCCAGTGATCTTTTGAGAGGGGTTTACGAAACTCTGTCGAAGAGTCCATACATCGCGcactttcaatatttaaagacGTTGCTGTCTACTTGTCAG gctTTAATTGTCGGCGACAATCTATCTGAAGATTTAACTTCGGCTTCCACAGCTGCTTTAATGAGCAAACTACCTGTACCACTTCCGCCACCGCAGTTTTGCTCGACGGTGTTACGTCTGATTGCTCTACACGTGATATCCTTTGGCGAGGGATATTCCCTGGAAAATGTTCTCGGTGGTCAGAACATGTTCGCTACTCAAACTCGCACGGAGAATGCCCTACTGAACTTGTTGATACCATTGTTTCTGCGCGTTGGAACTGGGAGAAAAG ACGTGCCGAAACTGAAGCAATCGGACATCTCATTTGCTCTAACGACTGTATTGAACGCACTTTGGCCGCCGGGTGCAAAACCGATACCATTGACGATGCAAAGACCACCGACGGACACAAGGACCGGTAGTATAACATTCACCGCGAGAGATCCGAAGGCTTTGACGAAAACATCGTTAACATTGTATCAGGTCGCATTTCTGG CGCTTAAAATAATGACGATATGTTTTGAAACCGAGCTGAGAACGGAATGGCGGATAATTCTACGCGCGATGCGTCTTTTGAACAAGCGCAACGAAGCTTCCACGTATCTCTGGAATTTCATAGAATTTATTGTGACGCACCGCACAGCATTGTACATTCAAATGCTTCCGTTCATCGTTTATAAAATCGGACAAGCGCCGATATCCGAGCACGAACGAAATATGCACACCATCATACGCGAGAAGATCAACGGTAGCAGTACAACCGTGCCAAAATCGCGGGGCGCGCTACTGATGGATCTTATTCACGAGTTAAAGAACCTAAAGCAGGAAATTGAGAATCGAAGATGCG ATGAGATGCAACCGGAACCTAAGAGAAGCGTGGTGGATATGCATCCGATAACCGAAGGCCAACCGCGTACTCAGAGGCCGTCTCTGTTGATGGATCTTCTAACCGGCGATCTGGGATCGAGAGCTCACATGAATCGTACGCCCGCTGAGACACCAGTGTCTCATTCCACAGCAGCTCAATCGCATTCAACTCAATCCAACACGAGTAGCACTGTTAAGACAACGCATCCCACTCAAGTAACAGCACCGCCGAACGGCACTCGCATTG GATCCTTATCGAGCACCAGCGCTGGATCTGCCACTCTGCGTGAAGTGAGCGAGACAATCGCCGGGGAAACTGGTGCCGAGCAGCCGCCGTCGACGACAG ATAGATTCCAATCATCTTCTACTAGCGATGAACGTAACCATGTTAAGCTTCATTCTATCTTACCTCACCAAAAGGCGCCAAAGCTGCGCTTTGTCTCTTCCGTAGAGTTTAGAAACTCATCAG GGGAGACGATGACGGGCCAGCTAAGTCCAAGCAGTCCGACCGAAGACAGCTCCGGAGAATTACGTACCGACAGGCCTCGCTTACAACGTTCTATGGGCCAAAGCAAGAAGACCTTCCGCTTAAGAAAAAGTCGAAAGAGTCACATTGAG ACGACGCAGATGAAGTTGGAACCGTTGGATACGGCAATCGCAGAGCAATCAACGAGTCAACCGAAAGCGACGATGCAGGTGTCATCGACGGTGGATCCGCTGTCATCTAACATTCCATCCAATTCCTCGTCTATTCGTTCCAGGCGAAGTTTGTCTATTCGGAAATCGGACGGAGACAAAAACTCCAACGCGCCTGCGGACCAGCAGCAATTTCATGGTGCGGCGCATCAGCATCACCATTGTCACTACTTTCATCACCAGCATGTGCACCCTCAGGTGTCAGACGTATCCTGGGATGAAGACACGTCCAGTACTTCCGGATATCGTGAGTCGTACAGTATGCAGATCGTGTCACTGGATGGTGCCAATGCTCGTTCGGGCCAGGCACCGCCCTTGGCATCGCCGGATCTAAATGACATGCCATCCACGAGCAGCACGACCACCAATTACATAGCCTTCGACGGCAGTTCGCCGGATTGCTCGATTAATGGCAGCGGAGGCGAGAAAACCGCTCTGTTGACTTCGAGCCAGAGAACGACTTCTCAACATTCCTTGTTGATGGTCTTTCCAAATCAAGACGAAGATACGTTAATATAA